A part of Bacillota bacterium genomic DNA contains:
- a CDS encoding manganese catalase family protein, with product MWVYEKKLEYPVRVSGPNPRLAKNIITQYGGPDGELAASLRYLTQRYSMPTSRSKAVLTDIGTEELAHMEIVAALVYNLVKDAPLEQIKAAGMDGYYADHDRALYFVNAEGVPWTAAYIQSKGDPITDIHENMAAEQKARSTYEWLINLSDDPCATDVLRFLREREVVHFQRFGETLDHLHECLDGRKLW from the coding sequence CGGGCCCAATCCGAGGCTTGCGAAGAACATTATCACCCAATACGGCGGTCCTGACGGTGAGTTGGCCGCATCGCTGAGGTACCTTACTCAAAGGTATAGCATGCCGACGTCGCGGTCCAAGGCGGTTCTTACCGACATCGGCACCGAGGAACTCGCCCACATGGAAATCGTCGCCGCCCTTGTCTACAATCTTGTAAAGGATGCACCGCTCGAGCAGATAAAGGCGGCTGGGATGGATGGGTACTATGCCGACCACGACCGCGCACTGTACTTCGTAAACGCTGAAGGAGTGCCGTGGACAGCCGCGTACATTCAATCCAAGGGAGACCCAATAACGGACATCCACGAGAATATGGCTGCGGAGCAAAAGGCGCGCTCCACCTACGAGTGGCTGATCAACTTGTCAGACGATCCTTGCGCAACTGACGTCCTCCGGTTCCTGAGGGAGCGCGAGGTTGTGCACTTTCAGAGGTTCGGAGAGACCCTCGATCACTTGCATGAGTGCCTCGACGGGAGGAAGCTCTGGTAG